In Bacteroidales bacterium, a single window of DNA contains:
- the hflX gene encoding GTPase HflX, giving the protein MNNKNVSTQKPPEKAILVGLITPLQPEAKALEYMEELDFLARTANAVVVKHFKQRLEKPDGRTFVGKGKLDEIAFYVEENEIDIVIFDDELSPTQLRNIEEKIKCKILDRTNLILDIFASRARTAYAITQVELAQYEYLLPRLTRMWTHLQKQRGGIGMKGPGEKEIETDRRNIRKRISLLKEDLKSIDRQKQTQRKQREKLIRVSLVGYTNVGKSTLMNTIAKSNVFAENKLFATLDTTVRKVTYNHLAFLMSDTVGFIRKLPTHLIESFKSTLDEIREADILLHVIDISHPNYEEQMETVYNTLHDIGAGNKPIISVFNKIDIYKYDENSEEESAISSQQMLEESIIGKIDTPAIFISAKKGNNIDKLKELIFNEVKKLHSTKYPGTIPFY; this is encoded by the coding sequence GTGAATAATAAAAACGTTTCAACTCAAAAACCACCCGAAAAAGCCATTTTAGTTGGACTTATTACACCTTTGCAACCAGAAGCCAAAGCTCTTGAATACATGGAAGAACTTGACTTTCTGGCTCGTACTGCTAATGCTGTTGTGGTAAAGCATTTCAAGCAAAGGCTCGAAAAACCTGACGGAAGAACTTTTGTTGGAAAAGGAAAATTAGATGAAATAGCCTTTTATGTGGAAGAAAACGAGATTGACATTGTAATTTTCGACGACGAATTATCTCCAACACAGCTTAGAAACATAGAAGAAAAAATCAAATGCAAAATTTTAGACCGCACAAATCTGATTTTAGATATTTTTGCTTCAAGAGCCAGAACTGCTTATGCCATCACACAAGTAGAACTTGCTCAATATGAATATCTGCTGCCACGCTTAACAAGAATGTGGACTCACCTGCAAAAACAACGCGGTGGCATTGGTATGAAAGGACCCGGTGAAAAAGAAATTGAAACAGACAGACGCAATATTCGCAAAAGGATTTCTTTGCTAAAAGAAGATTTGAAATCTATTGACAGGCAAAAGCAAACACAACGCAAACAAAGAGAAAAGCTAATCAGAGTCTCATTAGTTGGATACACTAATGTTGGGAAAAGTACGCTAATGAATACTATTGCAAAATCAAATGTTTTTGCTGAAAACAAACTTTTTGCGACATTAGACACAACTGTACGCAAAGTTACATACAACCATTTGGCTTTTTTGATGAGCGATACCGTTGGTTTTATTCGCAAATTACCCACACACTTGATTGAGTCTTTCAAATCCACCCTTGACGAAATTCGAGAAGCTGACATCCTTTTGCATGTAATTGACATTTCACATCCAAACTACGAAGAGCAAATGGAAACCGTATATAATACATTGCACGATATTGGAGCCGGGAACAAGCCAATAATAAGCGTTTTCAACAAAATTGACATTTACAAATACGACGAAAACTCAGAAGAAGAGTCAGCAATATCTTCGCAGCAAATGCTTGAAGAGAGCATAATTGGAAAAATAGACACTCCCGCCATTTTTATTTCTGCAAAAAAAGGCAATAATATCGATAAGCTTAAGGAGCTGATTTTCAATGAAGTAAAAAAATTGCACTCAACAAAATATCCGGGAACAATACCTTTTTATTGA
- the trpS gene encoding tryptophan--tRNA ligase has product MMRILSGIRPTGNLHLGNYFGAVKNFLKLQEENECFYFIADYHSLTTHPTPENLNNNVKQILAEFLACGLDPEKSTIYIQSDVPETIELYLFLNMNAYIGELMRVTSFKDKARKNPNNVNAGLVTYPTLMAADILIHNADKVPVGKDQEQHLEMTRTFANRFNRMYKTNYFKEPDAFNFGHELVKVPGLDGSGKMGKSEGEGNAIFLIDDEKTISKKIMRAVTDSGPTEPNQNPPQAIENLFSLLEIVSEKETVDFFKESYANCSIRYGDMKKQLAKDMNTFIEPIREKIKSIASNDSVLSKAAAMGREKARASAQKTINDVRNIIGFKKI; this is encoded by the coding sequence ATAATGAGAATATTAAGCGGCATAAGACCTACAGGAAATCTACATCTTGGAAATTATTTTGGAGCTGTAAAAAACTTCTTAAAACTTCAAGAAGAAAACGAATGCTTCTACTTCATTGCTGATTATCACAGCTTAACAACACATCCTACGCCTGAAAATTTGAACAATAATGTAAAACAAATATTAGCGGAATTTTTGGCTTGCGGACTTGACCCTGAAAAATCAACAATATACATTCAAAGCGATGTGCCCGAAACGATTGAGCTTTATCTTTTTTTAAACATGAATGCTTATATCGGTGAATTGATGCGGGTTACGTCATTTAAAGACAAAGCTAGAAAAAACCCAAACAACGTAAATGCTGGACTTGTTACCTACCCTACTCTAATGGCTGCTGACATACTAATTCACAATGCAGATAAAGTTCCCGTTGGCAAAGATCAGGAGCAGCATTTGGAGATGACACGCACTTTTGCAAACCGCTTTAACAGAATGTATAAAACAAATTATTTTAAAGAACCTGATGCTTTTAATTTTGGGCATGAGCTTGTAAAAGTGCCGGGACTTGACGGTAGCGGAAAAATGGGGAAATCTGAAGGCGAAGGAAATGCTATTTTCTTAATTGATGATGAAAAAACTATTTCAAAAAAAATAATGCGTGCCGTTACTGATAGCGGTCCTACAGAGCCAAACCAAAATCCTCCACAAGCTATTGAAAATCTATTCTCACTTCTTGAAATCGTTTCTGAAAAAGAAACTGTGGATTTTTTCAAAGAATCTTATGCTAACTGCTCTATCAGATATGGCGACATGAAAAAGCAATTGGCAAAAGACATGAATACTTTTATTGAGCCTATCAGAGAAAAAATTAAAAGCATAGCTTCAAACGACTCTGTTTTGTCAAAAGCAGCAGCAATGGGTCGTGAAAAAGCTCGCGCTAGCGCTCAAAAAACAATTAACGATGTTAGAAATATTATCGGATTTAAAAAAATATAA
- a CDS encoding NADP-dependent glyceraldehyde-3-phosphate dehydrogenase, with translation MKDIFCSIDSIPEKYKFEKIDQREYLVDGEIKIWDGPLKDIFSPICDVKNGESKQVLIGSYPLLDEAASVEALNSAVKAYDNGKGEWPTMAVGERIKCMNNFVNEMKLHKEEVVKLLMWEIGKNLTDSENEFDRTVDYILATISSLKDLDHVSSRFIFEQGIFAQIRRAPLGVVLCMGPFNYPLNETFTTMIPALIMGNTVILKPAKHGILLLRPLLDAFKKCFPKGVVNTIYGDGKVIITPLMKSGLIDVFAFIGSAKVANIISVQHPKLNRLKTVYGLGAKNPAIILEDADIDLAVKECVKGSLSFNGQRCTALKILFVHQKIADKFVSLFSQAVSNLKYGLPWEEGVFITPLPEDGKTNYMQSYVEDAVKNGAKVVNENGGQIQQTFFYPAVLFPVNEKMRIYSEEQFGPVVPIVPFDDISVPICYIENSEVGQQASIFGKNSKIIAKLIDPMVNQVCRVNINSQCQRGPDTFPFTGRKDSADGTLSVSDALRVFSIRTLVAARDNDLNKNILDEIIKERSSKFLSTDYIF, from the coding sequence ATGAAAGATATATTTTGCAGTATAGATTCAATTCCTGAAAAATATAAATTTGAAAAAATTGATCAAAGGGAATATTTAGTTGATGGAGAAATTAAAATTTGGGATGGTCCTTTAAAAGACATTTTTTCGCCAATTTGTGATGTTAAAAATGGAGAAAGCAAGCAGGTTCTAATTGGCAGCTATCCTTTGTTAGATGAGGCTGCGTCTGTAGAAGCACTTAATAGTGCTGTAAAAGCTTATGATAATGGTAAGGGAGAGTGGCCCACCATGGCTGTTGGAGAGAGAATAAAGTGCATGAATAATTTTGTGAACGAAATGAAATTGCATAAGGAGGAAGTTGTAAAATTATTGATGTGGGAAATTGGGAAAAACTTGACAGACTCAGAAAATGAATTTGATAGGACTGTTGATTATATTTTAGCTACAATTTCATCATTGAAGGATTTAGACCACGTTTCGTCGCGTTTTATTTTTGAACAGGGGATTTTTGCTCAAATTAGGAGAGCACCTCTTGGAGTAGTTTTGTGCATGGGTCCGTTTAATTATCCGCTTAACGAAACTTTTACAACTATGATTCCTGCATTAATAATGGGAAATACAGTGATATTAAAACCTGCAAAACATGGAATTTTATTGCTTAGACCATTATTAGATGCTTTTAAAAAATGTTTTCCAAAAGGAGTTGTAAACACAATTTATGGTGATGGAAAAGTAATAATCACGCCGCTTATGAAGTCTGGCTTGATTGATGTATTTGCGTTTATAGGCTCTGCAAAGGTAGCAAACATAATTTCTGTGCAGCATCCTAAGCTAAATAGACTAAAAACTGTTTATGGCTTGGGAGCTAAAAATCCTGCAATTATACTTGAAGATGCAGATATCGATTTGGCTGTAAAAGAGTGCGTGAAAGGTTCATTATCATTTAATGGTCAACGATGCACAGCGTTAAAAATATTGTTTGTTCATCAAAAAATTGCCGATAAGTTTGTAAGTCTTTTTTCGCAAGCTGTGTCAAATCTGAAATACGGGCTGCCGTGGGAAGAAGGAGTTTTTATTACGCCGCTCCCTGAAGATGGCAAAACAAATTATATGCAGAGCTACGTTGAAGATGCTGTTAAAAACGGAGCAAAAGTGGTAAATGAAAATGGTGGACAAATTCAGCAAACATTTTTTTATCCCGCGGTGTTGTTTCCTGTGAATGAAAAAATGCGCATATATAGCGAAGAACAGTTTGGACCTGTTGTTCCCATTGTTCCTTTTGACGATATTTCTGTGCCAATATGCTATATAGAAAATTCCGAAGTAGGGCAGCAAGCGAGCATTTTTGGCAAGAACTCTAAAATAATAGCAAAATTAATAGACCCAATGGTAAATCAGGTGTGCCGCGTGAATATTAATAGTCAATGTCAGCGAGGACCAGACACATTCCCGTTTACAGGAAGAAAAGATTCGGCAGACGGCACATTGTCTGTAAGCGATGCGTTGAGGGTTTTTTCTATCAGAACCTTAGTGGCAGCACGCGATAACGATTTGAATAAAAATATTTTAGATGAAATAATCAAGGAACGGAGCTCGAAATTCTTATCCACAGATTATATTTTTTAA
- a CDS encoding glycosyltransferase family 4 protein, with protein MRIAVNTRLLLPNKLDGIGFFTYETLKRITKANPEHEFYFIFDRPYSEEFIFSDNVIPVVAHPQARHPYLWYLFFEYSIPRKLKKIKPDLFLSTDGWIPTKLNIKTVNVIHDLNFVHFPDFIKPVLYRHYFKRFFPLFAKKPDRIVTVSNFSKQDIVKTYNIPADKIDVVFNGSDERYKPVDEKTKNIIKEKYTNSSEFFLFVGTIHKRKNLDNIFRAFDLFKQKNESNFKLVVVGQKKWWKGDIEDSFNSMQYKDDVIFLGRVEIEELHKITASAFALLYVSLFEGFGIPILEAFNAETPVITSNVSSMPEVAGDAAMLVNPNSVDEIAMAMDILYKNEDIRNMLIERGRVRKEMFSWENTAKSLWKTIDKVLQS; from the coding sequence ATGAGGATTGCTGTAAATACTAGATTATTATTACCGAACAAGTTAGATGGGATTGGTTTTTTTACTTATGAGACCTTGAAAAGGATAACAAAGGCTAATCCTGAGCATGAATTTTATTTTATTTTTGACAGACCATATTCTGAAGAATTTATTTTTTCAGATAATGTAATTCCTGTTGTAGCACATCCTCAGGCACGGCACCCATACTTGTGGTATCTTTTTTTTGAATATAGCATTCCTCGTAAATTAAAAAAAATAAAACCCGATTTGTTTTTGTCAACTGATGGCTGGATACCAACTAAATTAAATATAAAAACTGTGAATGTAATTCATGATTTGAATTTTGTGCATTTTCCAGATTTTATAAAACCAGTTCTTTACAGACATTATTTTAAGCGGTTTTTTCCACTTTTTGCAAAAAAACCTGATAGAATAGTTACTGTTTCTAACTTTAGCAAACAGGATATTGTTAAAACCTATAATATTCCTGCTGATAAAATAGATGTTGTTTTTAATGGCAGTGATGAAAGATATAAGCCAGTAGATGAAAAAACTAAAAATATTATTAAAGAAAAATATACAAATTCTTCTGAGTTTTTCCTTTTTGTAGGTACAATACATAAGAGAAAAAATTTAGATAATATTTTTAGAGCTTTTGATTTGTTTAAGCAAAAAAATGAAAGTAATTTTAAACTTGTTGTGGTTGGTCAAAAAAAGTGGTGGAAAGGAGATATAGAAGACAGCTTTAATTCAATGCAATATAAAGATGATGTGATTTTTTTAGGGCGTGTTGAGATTGAAGAATTACATAAAATTACAGCTTCTGCTTTTGCATTGCTATATGTGTCCTTATTTGAAGGCTTTGGAATTCCAATTTTGGAAGCATTTAATGCCGAAACGCCTGTTATAACATCAAATGTTTCGTCGATGCCCGAAGTCGCTGGCGATGCAGCTATGCTTGTAAATCCAAATTCGGTTGATGAAATAGCAATGGCAATGGATATTTTGTATAAAAATGAAGATATTAGAAATATGCTGATAGAAAGGGGCAGAGTTAGAAAGGAAATGTTTTCATGGGAAAATACCGCAAAATCATTATGGAAAACAATAGATAAAGTACTTCAAAGTTAA
- a CDS encoding FkbM family methyltransferase — protein sequence MKNTLIFFLQKLLGFNNYLFVFALFTYYRLRTNKKEKDFFKIFDLIEGDGIILDIGANIGVMTAHFAKNKKNSLVYSFEPVPENIRALKRVVRYFKLKNVKIMENALSDFDGEIDMLMPKEKRAKKQGLSHVVNENDKNNEEGSLYRVPVKKLDNISELANSDTKIKAIKIDVEGHEFKVLQGAKNILQKNKPVVYCELWNTSQRGEVIKFMESLNYKTKVVEKNVLCDFKNQLTQNFFFVNSEELS from the coding sequence ATGAAAAATACTTTAATATTTTTTTTACAGAAATTACTAGGCTTTAACAACTACTTATTTGTTTTTGCATTGTTTACTTATTATAGGTTGAGGACAAATAAGAAGGAAAAAGATTTTTTTAAAATATTTGATTTGATTGAAGGAGATGGAATTATCCTTGATATTGGCGCCAATATTGGCGTTATGACTGCTCATTTTGCAAAAAATAAGAAAAATTCGCTTGTGTATTCTTTTGAGCCAGTGCCTGAAAATATAAGAGCTTTGAAGCGAGTTGTACGTTATTTTAAGCTGAAAAATGTAAAAATAATGGAAAATGCTTTAAGCGATTTTGATGGAGAAATAGATATGCTTATGCCAAAAGAAAAGCGTGCTAAAAAGCAGGGCTTAAGCCATGTTGTGAATGAAAATGATAAAAATAATGAAGAAGGCTCTTTATATCGTGTGCCTGTGAAAAAATTGGATAATATAAGCGAGTTGGCGAATTCTGATACAAAAATAAAAGCTATAAAAATAGATGTAGAAGGGCATGAATTCAAGGTTTTGCAGGGAGCTAAAAATATTTTGCAAAAAAATAAACCTGTTGTGTATTGCGAATTGTGGAATACAAGCCAGCGTGGTGAGGTTATAAAATTTATGGAGAGCTTGAATTACAAAACTAAAGTAGTAGAAAAAAACGTTCTTTGCGATTTTAAAAATCAATTAACACAAAATTTCTTTTTTGTTAATTCAGAAGAATTATCTTAG
- the recJ gene encoding single-stranded-DNA-specific exonuclease RecJ, with amino-acid sequence MLPKRWILKNQGNEETIRLLMEEVNVSRTIANLLAQRGITTFDEAKAFFRPSLDSLHDPFLMKDMDKAVDRLIKAIEQKERILLYGDYDVDGTTAVATIYTFLKRFNIPLDYYIPDRFTEGYGVSIKGIDYAIETKCSLIIAVDCGIKDKEKTKYAKENNIDFIICDHHRPDEIIPDAIAVLDPKRKDCNYPFKELSGAGVGFKLMQGLASKLKINFDELRKLLDFVTLSIAADLVPITGENRIISYFGLKKINTNPSAGIEAIMRTAGIKRRPDSYYKTDYAFTKKISISDLVFVVGPRVNAAGRMQSGMNSVDLLISENADNADKIATEIDNLNHERKNLDANATTDALDEIANSEDKDSFSTVLFNPSWQKGILGIVASRLTEYHYKPTIVFTRANEDGIITGSARSIKDFDIYEAIESCKDLLIHWGGHTFAAGLSLKEADFETFKKRFDEYAKSKITKEMMVPEIEIDAYIDFKDLNKKLYSVLKQFAPFGPGNMNPVFQTNQVYDNGFSKLVGNNHIKLMVTQSNYKAIGLPGIAFQLGGYYSEIEKQNPFDIVYTIEENEWNGNITLQLNVKDILINKNNKEISQ; translated from the coding sequence ATGTTACCCAAACGCTGGATATTAAAAAATCAAGGCAATGAAGAAACCATTCGCTTACTAATGGAAGAAGTGAATGTGAGTCGCACCATTGCAAATCTTTTAGCACAGCGTGGCATAACAACATTTGATGAAGCAAAAGCTTTTTTCAGACCTTCGCTAGACAGTTTGCACGACCCTTTCTTGATGAAAGATATGGATAAAGCTGTTGACAGGCTCATAAAAGCTATTGAACAAAAAGAGCGTATCCTTTTGTATGGTGACTATGACGTTGATGGAACCACTGCTGTTGCAACCATATACACATTCTTAAAAAGATTTAACATACCACTAGACTACTATATCCCAGACAGATTTACAGAAGGCTATGGCGTTTCAATTAAAGGAATAGACTATGCCATAGAAACAAAATGTAGCCTAATTATAGCTGTTGACTGCGGAATTAAAGATAAAGAAAAAACAAAATACGCAAAAGAAAATAATATTGATTTCATAATCTGCGACCACCACAGACCCGATGAAATCATTCCTGATGCTATTGCAGTGTTAGACCCTAAAAGAAAAGATTGCAACTATCCATTTAAAGAATTATCTGGTGCTGGAGTAGGATTTAAGCTAATGCAAGGCTTAGCAAGTAAACTAAAAATTAATTTTGATGAACTACGCAAACTTCTAGACTTTGTTACACTAAGTATTGCAGCCGACCTCGTTCCTATTACTGGCGAAAATAGAATAATTTCCTATTTTGGGCTAAAGAAAATAAACACCAATCCAAGTGCTGGCATTGAAGCTATAATGCGCACGGCAGGTATAAAGCGAAGACCTGACAGCTACTATAAAACCGACTACGCTTTTACTAAAAAAATTTCAATTTCCGACCTTGTCTTCGTTGTTGGACCTCGAGTAAATGCTGCTGGCAGAATGCAAAGCGGGATGAATTCTGTTGATTTGCTGATAAGCGAAAATGCTGATAATGCTGATAAAATTGCAACTGAAATTGACAATTTAAACCACGAACGTAAAAACCTCGACGCAAATGCTACAACTGATGCCCTTGACGAAATAGCTAATTCAGAAGATAAGGATAGCTTCTCAACAGTGCTTTTTAATCCGTCTTGGCAAAAAGGAATTTTAGGCATTGTTGCTTCACGCCTTACAGAATATCATTACAAACCAACTATAGTTTTTACAAGAGCAAATGAAGATGGGATTATCACCGGAAGTGCTCGCTCAATAAAAGATTTTGACATTTATGAAGCAATCGAGTCTTGCAAAGACCTGCTAATTCACTGGGGAGGACATACTTTTGCAGCAGGATTATCGTTAAAAGAAGCTGATTTTGAAACTTTTAAAAAACGATTTGACGAATATGCAAAATCAAAAATCACTAAAGAAATGATGGTGCCTGAAATAGAAATAGATGCTTATATTGACTTTAAAGACTTAAATAAAAAACTTTATTCTGTTTTAAAACAATTTGCTCCTTTTGGTCCAGGCAACATGAATCCTGTTTTTCAAACCAATCAAGTTTATGATAATGGATTTTCAAAATTAGTTGGCAATAATCATATTAAACTAATGGTTACACAAAGCAATTACAAAGCAATTGGATTACCGGGCATTGCTTTTCAGCTTGGCGGATATTATAGCGAAATTGAAAAACAAAACCCTTTTGATATTGTTTACACCATAGAAGAAAATGAATGGAATGGTAACATTACTCTTCAATTAAACGTGAAAGACATACTAATTAATAAAAACAACAAAGAAATATCACAATAA